CGATTTTTTAAACATGtttatttggttttcttgATCAAACAAACAGGTGACTGTTGCATACAACAAAGATCCGAGCCCAGCTAAGTTGAATTTGGGTGTTGGTGCTTATCGAACTGAGGTGAGTCCGTTATGGACtgaatttaattattgttttgtaatattttGTGTATCATCAGACAAATATGTCTTTTCTAATCTATCGCAATTGAGCGTGCCTGCTCACTGGTACTAGGAGATGCTGATGTTTGTCTCGTTGTAAAAATCGTGGTTGTCgagtaatttttttgttttaaataataacaattttttattttattttattttatttttgaaggCACTGTCGTTGATGGTAATAGTTTTTATTGTGGTTTTTGAATGTGTAAAATTTCTTAACTGCATTTCTTCATGGCATGACAGGAAGGAAAACCACTTGTTCTGAATGTAGTGAGGAAAGCAGAACAGCTGCTTGTTAATGACAGGTGGGTTATATCATTTTGATTTGCACCATTAACTAAGAAGCCAACGTTATTGACATTAAACTGATTTCTACTATTAGTTGACGACTTACGTTTCAAATCTGCTTTATATTCCAGGTCTCGCGTTAAGGAATATTTGCCTATTGTTGGACTGGCAGATTTCAATAAACTGAGTGCTAAGCTGATTCTTGGTGCTGACAGGTACAAAAGACTGATTATTAACGTTCAGATCCCTTGTTGTTCTAttaagtttttccttttttgagtTGGTCACTTGTTTACCTGGTTTCATGCATGATTTACTTGGTTGATACAGCCCTCCTATTCAAGAGAACCGTATTACTACTGTCCAATGTCTGTCAGGAACTGGCTCATTGAGAGTTGGAGGTGAATTTTTGGCAAAGCATTATCATGAAGTAAGTGCTTACTTGTTGCATAACCTCATGCTTCTATCTTTATCTGGATTTTTATTCAGTGAACTTGACCTTGTCTATTTTTCTGCAGCGTACAATATACATACCCCAGCCGACATGGGGAAACCACACAAAAGTTTTCACTCTGGCAGGGTTGTCTGTGAAAAGTTACCGATATTATGATCCAGCAACGCGTGGCCTCAACTTCCAAGGTTTAGAATTAGACTAGTTAATAGTTACTTATGGTTTCTGTCTCAGTTGAATGTTTCCCCTCCAActatttcatcttcttccatttGGATTTTAATTGGCACCATAGTTATAATATCACTAAACTGCTTATGGTTCTTATTGTTAACAGGCCTCCTAGAAGACCTTCGTTCTGCACCAGCTGGAGCAATTGTACTTCTCCATGCATGTGCTCATAACCCCACTGGTGTTGATCCAACCCTTGAGCAGTGGGAGCAGATCAGACAGCTTGTGAGATCAAGAGGATTATTACCATTCTTTGACAGTGCTTATCAGGTAGGTCGTGTATGAAGTTCGGAATCTCCTGCACactagttttttctttttctattttattttattttattatattgtttAATGTCATGCTATTTCTACTTTTAATGCCTGATGTTTTCTTGTATTTGTAGGGTTTTGCTAGTGGAAGTTTGGATGCAGATGCAGAGTCTGTTCGTAGGTTTGCTGCTGATGGTGGAGAGTGCCTCATAGCTCAAAGTTACGCGAAAAACATGGGGCTCTATGGAGAACGTGTTGGTGCCCTAAGCATTGTAAGACTTGTTCAATAACTTCCAGTTTGGGATTGCATTATTTTGATAGatccaacaaaaaattaagaagaaaaaaactgcCCACTagaactttttttaaaaataaaaaaagtccaGAATGTTTTTCAGACCTACTTTTGGCATACATCTTAAGTTTATCTCTTGATTGTGTTGTCTGTTGCAAATTCTACTCTAACGTAGGTCTGCAAGACTGCTGATGTTGCAAGTAAGGTTGAGAGCCAAGTGAAGCTTGTGATCAGGCCCATGTATTCAAACCCACCCATTCACGGTGCATCTATTGTATCCACCATTCTCAAGGATAGGTACTTTTTAAACTTTGTCCGGGTGCCTGTGAAATGACAATTATTGGATTGATGCGTCTTCACCAAATGATTGAATTCCaccagaattttttttttcttccttagTTGACTTCTAGTTACCTTACCTTATCCCCTTTTTCTTCTGTACTCAGGGACTTGTTCAACGAATGGACAATTGAGTTGAAGGCAATGGCTGACCGTATCATCAGCATGCGACATCAACTGTTTGAATCCTTGCGCGCAAAGGGTGAGTACTTCCATATATGACCGTCTTGGTCGTGTAGATCTTTAACTAAAGTAACAATGTAATTACTCATTTGATCAGCATAGGATATAGAAAAATCGTTAATCAACACGGGAATGAGTCGAATGACAAAGGAATACTGTAAAGAAATCCAAACTCCTTGCAGTTTTGCATAGTTGTTTCACCTTGCTGACTTTTATATTCTGCAGGCACACCTGGTGACTGGAGCCACATCATCAAGCAGATTGGAATGTTTACCTTCACAGGATTGAACTCCGAGCAAGTTGCTTTCATGACTAAAGAGTACCATATCTACATGACATCTGATGGGTAATCAATCAGCTTTATTTCTGAATATAATTTTAAGGTTCTGCTGTTGTGTCTCTGTTGGTCTTCCTGTTGCCTATGTTTTTATTGTTATCCTTACTTAGCACTAGGAtaacaattaaaatttggTAGCAATAGACTAATCCAAACTCGTCTTGATACGAACAGAGTGAGGGTTTGGCATAATGAGGTGAATGATCATATGGCTTAAGttctcttttcatttttggcaGGAGGATCAGCATGGCTGGTCTGAGTTCGAGGACTGTCCCCCATCTTACAGAGGCAATACATGCAGCTGTTACTCGCGTTGCCTAAATCATGTTTCCAGGGCAAcattttttcgttttttgtGAGCCAAATCCATGTCGGATTCTACCCTTTCCagattttttgttgtaataATTGTTTACCTCATTAAATGAGGTTAAAGATTTGGCGAGTACGAAGTGAGCGATCTAGAGATGCGCTGTACCCTACCTGGATTCTTTTTCACAGGGcttgtgagtttttgtttcaacCTGCTACcttacaatatatatatatatatatatatatatatatatgcatcttCTTTATCCCCGTGTTGCTGGTCATGCTATTCAAATGAATTCCGACTTCCAACTTTccttacatatttttttgcaTATAAGGAATCGAAAATTACGCCGGTTTCACGTTAAAATCAGGAATTTGTCAGGAATTAGATTGATGAGCAGTTGATTtcatactttttctttttcatttgcaCTCTTATTCCAACTTTCATATTTACAACCTCAATCTAAGTAAGCATGTTATAAATCTGTTTGAATAAATTCAGAATAGTGGGACTCATCCGTAAGTTGGTGCTTAAAcagggatatatatatatatatatatatatttgctgagaacaaaaataaattgttatAGTagaattgattaaaaaaatttgatcctaacaaaattaaaataatatactCTTAGCACAATAAATATAAGAACCAGGGATTAGCTcataaaagaatttctttCAATCAATTGATTTACTGGATCCAGCCactaacaaaaataaaagcaggaaaaaaaaactacataCATATATGGATAACATAATTTACTAAGGCAactctggaaaaaaaaatatatataggaCAACGGATATTATGGTTACAATCTTTTCTTACAAGAAGCTTTTTTTATCTGCATCCCTTCAACAAATAACTAGACGGACTTGAAAAGGTTTTAGCATTAGAAGACTTGGCATTTTCTGTTCCCTTGCCAGGTGTCCCACACTCACTAAAGTCAAGGGTGCGACGCTCCACCTACAGAGATGAACAAATTATCAGCTCATTTTCACAACATtgataagaaaaaaacaaacccttttctttttttcttttttttttttatataaaaaaattaacccaTTTCTTGAATTCttgaaaaacccaacaaaaaaatgaaaaattaaataatcatACCAAAACATTTGCAGCCGAAAGGGAACTGCTCCCAGGCTGATTAGGTGGGCCATGATTGTTCTCAGGGTCCACCAAGGcttggtttttacgtctttccCTGAATAATGTTTCAGGGGTTTCATTTCCCAGAACTTCCTGGGCATTGGCATAGGCAGCAGCAGTCTGCTCACTTATCTGCTTCATCAACCCAATTGCATCATAGCTTCTATCCCCAGGGCTCATAAAAAACCCAATATCCTGGAGAGAGGAAATCacatttattaattaaaagtaACACATTTACCACATAATTTGACAAGAAAACCAGAATTTAAGGTACCTCAATTGAAATTTCAGTATCAACCCTTGGGCCAGGTACAAAGGAGTTGATAAACCAAGGGGATTTCCATGCTGAAGGAGATTCTATACTTCTTTTGAACGGAGTGTCACCAAATCTATCATTAAGCACCATCACACCAAAGAAACCCATCAGATATggataatgacactgacaatcAGAATGAGAatgataatgaaaaaagacTAAATCTTACATGTTTTCAATACTGATATCATTCCCAGCATTATCACCAGTTGTTTCTGGGTGAACTGACAAAGAATCAGATTGTACACATGTATCTACAAGTGAGTAACTTTCATGCTTTTTCACACATATAGTAGGGGATTTAACCGATGCGCATTGTCTTGCAGAAAAAGATTTAGAAGGGACTCCTGGGTTTGTAGCTTCAAAGCTTTTACGAAACTGACTTCTAGGAGTTCTAGTACTTGTGCCCAAAGCTTTTTCAGCTTTACAACCAACAGGAGAACACAATAGCAGATCATTTGCGTTATGTTCAACAAGAACTCCAGAGGTCTGTTGCGCCTGAAAAACAGAAGGCAATATgagaatttaatattttaaacaaatgcaaaataaaatccaCCTATATGATTGGCCAGTAATATACCTATCCTGAAATTCACAGTATATCTCCTGATAAAAAGCTGATATGTGAAAATATAGGTAAGAGAAACTCACAATTTGTGAAGTGGGGACAACATCAACCTTATTCTTAGCATCAATATCAGCAATTCCTTGGAACTGCTTTGTCTTTTCCTGGGATTCACCGTTATCAAAATCTTTATGTGCAATTCCATCATCTGATAATGCAGCGCTGTCAGTTCCTTTTTCTATTCTGCTTTCACATGTACCTTTGTTCTCTTTATCTTCACTGGGGGAATCAGAATTCCTATTCTTATTAGAAGATGGAGAGAGTAAAGTTGTTTTTTCCTCACTATCTTCAAACATAACATCAAGACGTGAAAAATCTCTGGCCAAGGAGGAGGTCAGGTCAGTCCCAAGCCTTTTATCAATTCTTCTATCTGACAATGGCGACAATGGAGACAACAAATCTCGGTGTCGTTTCTTCAAAATAGACGGCGTTCCTGTAAAAGTTTTAGCAGCACTTTTCAGCACAGCATCAGGGCTACTCTCACGAGATGGTGAATCCCATAACCTATATGGAGTAAGGCAATTCATGGAAGACATCATCAGCTGACGAATGCCGAGTGGACTGTATTCTTGCTGCATGTCATTACCAGATTGTACAAGAtcacaactaaaaaatggaaTATCCAAGCTTGGAAAGCGAGGAGGTTCATAACATAGAGCTCCGCCATCCTGCTGTTCTGTCTGCTCATCTGACCTCACATCCACAGGACAATTTTGCGAATCCAATCCTGAATCAAATGTATTTACAGGTACTAATTTTGAAGGATCCTTAACCAGATCTGATTGCTCTTGCATTCCTGTATCATTGCTGGCAGAGTCATTGGTATAGATAAACCCGTCATTTGAATTTGTGACAAACTCTTGCTCTTGAACCCTGAATAAATGACTAGGTTCTCCAGCATATATAAGCGGACCTTCATGAGCAGAAACTACTTGAGAGCACGAAGTTCCAGTTACATCAGAACTCAAAGGATGATATACTTGTGAAGCTGAAGTTCTCCCAGTTTCAGATATCTGGAGGTTTGATGGTTGTAGAAGTACTGAATCTGTGCAAGCACCCAAATCAACCATGTTTGCACCATTTGTAAAATCTCCAGAGGAAAAACATCCACCATTCATTGCATCTGAAAATAATACCCTGCAACATTCATCGTCAGATATCAACATGTGCTCTGATTTAACAAAACCCACGGCCATATTCCCCATGGAAGTAGAAGTTTGAAATGGAGCGTTCACCCCTTCATGGCTCTCATTACAACCCACACAATGAGTATGCATCCTTGATGATTCCTGGCCACATTCTAGTGAGGAATTGATAGGTAACTCATGCAGATTAAACTGGAAATTCCCACTCATTGAAGCTCCAGCCTCATGTGAAAAATTTTGCTCTATGAATTTGGAGCAAACCATTTCAGGAGGTATTTCTGGGATGGAAAAAGTGGCATCTCCTATAGATGGGTAATATGGTTCTGAACAAGACGCTGGACTGCAGCTTGGGTCATTTCCTAAACGGGATACTTCATTTATCTGAAATTCCTCTCTAGGATGTGGTACCACATTGGTCATTTCCGTTGCCGAGAGAAAGCAACCAGCAACAGTAGAATCTTGACTGCATTCTGaaatttcttctccttctgcAGCTTTGGCACCACTATCATCTCCACTGCTCTGCATTCTTGAAGAAGATGACAAAATGGATTGGTTTTGATGTCCAACATGAGGCAGTCCTTGAAACTGTGTAAGTAAACCCGATTTCAAGTAAGAATCCAACTTCTTCTTCACAGAGCTGTTCCAGTGATTTTTTATAGCATTGTCTGTCCTGTTGACCATGCAACCATAGACATATCACAATTGTTGCCAGTGCACCAGATTAGAAGAACATCTAGTTACACTAAACACCCATAGTAGCAAAGGAAaacatttcattttgtttcacaaaaaatttaagtagAAATAACAGAGACTCTTTGCCTCAACATAACGTATGGGCATACCTTCCAGGCAAGAACTTCGTTAGCTCTGCCCATTTGTTCCCATACATTTGATGTGCACGAATCAGAGCCAGCTCCTCGTCCTGTGTCCATGCCTCTTTGTTTATGCCAGGATTAAGATGATTATGCCACCTAAAAGTAGTTTCAACATGGTaagcaaaagaaacaaatactGGAAcagaaaaatatgataaaCAACCCAAGagtaaatcattataataGTAACTCCACTGAGGGTTAACATGCACAACCTGATCCTGGTGGACCGTTGAAGATTTACAATTCTGTATCAATGAAATCATCCACAATAAATTCTGTTACCATACCTTTCCCGGCATTGCTTACCAATACGTCCAGGTAAATGTTGTGCAATGGTGGACCACTTTTTTGGCCCGTATTTTTTCACCAATTCAATAATAATTTCATCCTCCTAATCAATTTTGGAGAAACAACTAGTAAGGAAACATTACacataaaaagagaaaacttaTTTGATCagacaaaaaaatttcaaacactGCAGAGAGGAAATCGACACAAAAATAAGACGAAAGTAGTGCGAAAGTAGTGTGATACCTCTTTAGACCATGGACCTTTGACCAGCTCTGGATTCAAGACTTTCTGCCACCTATGTAGGCATTGCACATCAGTCCGATCCTTGAAACACTCCGCTACACATCGCCAAGATTCACAATTAAACAATGCATAGAACATATGTGAAGTAAAAAGTAGCACCAATTAAGACAAAAATGCTTCGTGACTTCAAATAAAGGAAGATAAGAGGGAGGGATGCACAGACAGAGGGAGTTAGAAGGAGAGAAGGCCATAAAGAGAAACAGGGCTAAAGTTTATTGAAAACTATCTTTAGTTTTATGACGTACTAATGGAGATGGACACACAGTTCCACAATAgtacctatttttttccaattctttCCTTTAAAACGCTGAACTGCCCTCTGCAAGATTTCATCCTGAAtataaagagagaaaaatcatAAGTACTACAtattccaaaaagaaaaagaaataaagaacgAATGAAAAAGATGCATCTACACAAGAAAATGTATTGAAATAGAAGCACAATGAGTTGAGAACTGAATATCAGTGATATACAAAATAGAGCAGCAAAAGAATTTATATCACAAGAACCCATTTTCTGTTGAATAAGATATAAAGAGCCCATGGTACAATAGCTGCTTTTGGCATCAggtgtttttttatatacctAACTATAAACTTACGTGTCTTTATGATAGTTTGttcttttaaaatcaaatttaccTCTTCAGGTGTCCATTGTCCTTTTGTAGAACGCCTTGTAGGCCCACTAGTCCTCCTACAATAGACTTGCAAATATTAGACAAACATTGATTCATATAACAGATTCTCAATTGAGGATAATTTTAAACTACTAAAACAAATGGCATACAGAGAGAGAATCCTAAAACATAGAAGATTGAGAATTTAATAATACACACATTGTCACATACAAGACACCCAAGTAAAAAGTTAACAACGGCCAACTTCTAAGAAATGGTGGTAATAAAGAATGAACATATGCACTTTAGTTAAAAGTTTGCAGAAAGTGCTGAACACAGCCTTAGAGTACGTTATCCTTCTTTCACTTAATTGAAGATGATCCAATCCATTGACGGCACCAAACACAAAGTTGattacttttcaatttttgaatgaagtaaATATTCAAATCAAGATGGACAACTGGAGATGACATCTAAAAAGCAAGACTGAATAGTTTTCAACAGAATTACCCATGGAGAGCTCTAACTTTCTGAATACTGTCACCGAGCCCTTCTGAGGGAGTAGAATTTGTTCTGTCACCTTCCATAGTTTATCAACAGACAGGTCAAGCTGCATACCCCAATTCCTACTCGACAATTCTCTTCTGTATTTGCACTCCAAATCATTATAATCACCCTATGAAATGGTAGGACCCACCTTGTTGCACAGAAAACCCACAGGCTGGAAAAACATGAGCAATGATAAAATTAAGAGATATTTCGCTCAAAATTGAGGATAAAAACACAACAAGAAATGAAGCCCCATGAAGAATGaacaaactaaaaataaagaattgaaGAATTCAAGCTGAATTGTTGATGCAGGAAAATGAGTAAGTTTAGGCAAAACATTGACAAATCAGATCAAAGCTGGCACAGCAAAGAAATATAGCTATGCTCACTGGACCACATCATATGCCCTATAACGATAAAGAACATGAATTACAAAGAAACCAAAGCACCCAAGAAACTCAAACATAGCAAATTATATCCTAAAGCATCCAAAACGCAAAATTCACCAATTCTACCGCTACAAgctcaacaacaacaaaagtaaCTCCTTGAtattcaaactcaaaatggGATTGAGtaaatttttaaatagatCATATCAGACTCAAATTCAACTGAAAATCAATGAACCATTTGTCAATATCCAGCAGATTAAGCCATCAGATAGGAAAGAAATTGTTTAcacaattcaaattcaaaaaaatccaGAACTCACATAACTTAAACTTGGGGTATCAGGAAAGCTTCAtcaaattaattcaatcaaaacaaaatgttgggatcaataaagaaaaaacccaaatgtAGTCAAAATGAAAACCCTAAGCCACCGACCGAACTGAGCTTGGAAGAGCGAATTACAGAGAttccacagagagagaaagtcgACGATACGATCGAAACAGAGCACATTTGAAGATCGAAACGAAGAAatgcaaaatttgaaaagagaTCTGCACACACAGTGCAGAACAAagagggggggagagagagagagagagagagaagtgaaaCGGTCCAGAGCTCTATTCAAACATAAAGGGGCGGACTACGGGAGTTTTAAACCCTCTGAGTTAAAGGTCGAGCAAGTTTCAGATG
The window above is part of the Prunus dulcis chromosome 1, ALMONDv2, whole genome shotgun sequence genome. Proteins encoded here:
- the LOC117613816 gene encoding transcription factor MYB3R-1, giving the protein MEGDRTNSTPSEGLGDSIQKVRALHGRTSGPTRRSTKGQWTPEEDEILQRAVQRFKGKNWKKIAECFKDRTDVQCLHRWQKVLNPELVKGPWSKEEDEIIIELVKKYGPKKWSTIAQHLPGRIGKQCRERWHNHLNPGINKEAWTQDEELALIRAHQMYGNKWAELTKFLPGRTDNAIKNHWNSSVKKKLDSYLKSGLLTQFQGLPHVGHQNQSILSSSSRMQSSGDDSGAKAAEGEEISECSQDSTVAGCFLSATEMTNVVPHPREEFQINEVSRLGNDPSCSPASCSEPYYPSIGDATFSIPEIPPEMVCSKFIEQNFSHEAGASMSGNFQFNLHELPINSSLECGQESSRMHTHCVGCNESHEGVNAPFQTSTSMGNMAVGFVKSEHMLISDDECCRVLFSDAMNGGCFSSGDFTNGANMVDLGACTDSVLLQPSNLQISETGRTSASQVYHPLSSDVTGTSCSQVVSAHEGPLIYAGEPSHLFRVQEQEFVTNSNDGFIYTNDSASNDTGMQEQSDLVKDPSKLVPVNTFDSGLDSQNCPVDVRSDEQTEQQDGGALCYEPPRFPSLDIPFFSCDLVQSGNDMQQEYSPLGIRQLMMSSMNCLTPYRLWDSPSRESSPDAVLKSAAKTFTGTPSILKKRHRDLLSPLSPLSDRRIDKRLGTDLTSSLARDFSRLDVMFEDSEEKTTLLSPSSNKNRNSDSPSEDKENKGTCESRIEKGTDSAALSDDGIAHKDFDNGESQEKTKQFQGIADIDAKNKVDVVPTSQIAQQTSGVLVEHNANDLLLCSPVGCKAEKALGTSTRTPRSQFRKSFEATNPGVPSKSFSARQCASVKSPTICVKKHESYSLVDTCVQSDSLSVHPETTGDNAGNDISIENIFGDTPFKRSIESPSAWKSPWFINSFVPGPRVDTEISIEDIGFFMSPGDRSYDAIGLMKQISEQTAAAYANAQEVLGNETPETLFRERRKNQALVDPENNHGPPNQPGSSSLSAANVLVERRTLDFSECGTPGKGTENAKSSNAKTFSSPSSYLLKGCR
- the LOC117632986 gene encoding aspartate aminotransferase, cytoplasmic, whose product is MCPQFPSPDAHSSFPAFSSSSSSSFSSSSDRRINALVRHLDSSAMDPNNNSSISASPTSAHANSVFAHVVRAPEDPILGVTVAYNKDPSPAKLNLGVGAYRTEEGKPLVLNVVRKAEQLLVNDRSRVKEYLPIVGLADFNKLSAKLILGADSPPIQENRITTVQCLSGTGSLRVGGEFLAKHYHERTIYIPQPTWGNHTKVFTLAGLSVKSYRYYDPATRGLNFQGLLEDLRSAPAGAIVLLHACAHNPTGVDPTLEQWEQIRQLVRSRGLLPFFDSAYQGFASGSLDADAESVRRFAADGGECLIAQSYAKNMGLYGERVGALSIVCKTADVASKVESQVKLVIRPMYSNPPIHGASIVSTILKDRDLFNEWTIELKAMADRIISMRHQLFESLRAKGTPGDWSHIIKQIGMFTFTGLNSEQVAFMTKEYHIYMTSDGRISMAGLSSRTVPHLTEAIHAAVTRVA